A region of Clostridium acetobutylicum ATCC 824 DNA encodes the following proteins:
- a CDS encoding ABC transporter substrate-binding protein, translating into MIKIIKKTTVIAMTIAMVTTVFSGCSNSNRAIEKKESTKMTVTDMSGEKTQVPKNSKRIGDGWPAHNEVLCMLGYGNNVVSTILTRKQEPWLYKVNPQMNESETVFTKTDVNMESLIKTKPDIVFLPTSYNFDNKIKKVGISVVKLNFTNFDELKSCFKLTGKILGSKSEKKADKYNKYLDNKINTVSKVTLQIPENQKLKVLHIQNIAPLTVDGSNTIIDSWIKVAGGINVASEVKGNMKEVSMEQILKWNPDVIILGADVKDEGAFFNSSAWKNINAVKNNKIIHNPNGAFMWDRYGAEEALQIQWAAKTLYPNKFSDLDITNETIKFYKEFLNYNLTKEEAERIIKGKAPVD; encoded by the coding sequence GTGATAAAAATAATAAAAAAAACAACAGTAATTGCAATGACGATAGCTATGGTTACTACAGTATTTTCAGGATGTTCTAATTCTAATAGAGCAATAGAGAAGAAAGAATCAACTAAGATGACAGTAACAGATATGTCAGGAGAAAAAACGCAAGTACCAAAAAATAGTAAAAGAATAGGTGATGGTTGGCCTGCACATAATGAAGTGTTATGCATGCTTGGATATGGAAATAATGTTGTTTCAACTATACTTACTCGCAAACAGGAGCCATGGTTATATAAAGTAAACCCGCAGATGAATGAGTCTGAAACTGTTTTTACAAAAACAGATGTGAATATGGAGTCACTTATTAAAACAAAACCAGATATTGTCTTTTTACCTACTAGTTATAATTTTGATAATAAAATAAAAAAAGTTGGTATCAGTGTAGTAAAATTGAATTTCACTAATTTTGATGAATTAAAAAGTTGTTTCAAACTTACTGGAAAAATTCTTGGAAGTAAGTCAGAGAAAAAAGCAGATAAATACAATAAATATTTAGATAATAAGATAAATACCGTATCAAAGGTTACTTTACAAATACCGGAGAATCAGAAATTGAAAGTTTTACATATACAAAACATCGCACCGTTAACAGTAGATGGATCTAATACTATTATTGATTCTTGGATTAAGGTTGCTGGTGGAATTAATGTAGCATCAGAAGTAAAAGGAAATATGAAAGAGGTTTCTATGGAGCAAATATTAAAATGGAATCCTGATGTTATAATACTGGGCGCTGATGTTAAAGATGAAGGTGCGTTTTTTAATTCTAGTGCATGGAAGAATATAAATGCTGTTAAAAATAATAAAATAATTCATAATCCTAATGGAGCTTTTATGTGGGATAGATATGGTGCTGAGGAAGCACTGCAAATACAATGGGCTGCAAAAACACTATATCCTAATAAATTTTCTGATTTAGACATTACTAACGAAACTATTAAATTTTACAAAGAATTTTTAAATTATAATCTTACTAAAGAGGAAGCAGAACGAATAATTAAGGGAAAGGCACCAGTTGATTAG
- a CDS encoding glycosyltransferase, producing MKKKVLFVGEGIALSHIVRPMYLASCIDKDKYDIAFACSKRYKKFVCHKIDNYFEIFSLSPEEFNSRIEKPFKVFDKKTLIKYIDCEEKVFSTFKPDLVVGDMRVSLGISLRQANIPYINIANAYWSPFSTQKRQTPEIPLLSKVSLKNKERLFKIMLPLVTKRYIKGFNELRVNAGLHPVNSMEEMHCNGDLNLYLDVPSLAPTRPLSKEHMYIGPITEFVDNELPTWWNKIDSIKKPIIYFSLGSTGNLALLGEIVNALNKLDVTVIMATANRISNEILSEKFFVSDYIPALLAIEKSDIVICNGGSGSIYQALSKGKPLIGFPTNMDQCLAMNMVEKKGLGKAIRPNMAKSDFIANEIMKMLNSFQYANKFSKIKEEIRRYDAKKLFTKVIEDFL from the coding sequence ATGAAAAAGAAAGTTTTATTTGTTGGTGAGGGAATAGCATTATCACATATTGTAAGACCAATGTATTTAGCTTCGTGTATAGACAAAGATAAATATGATATTGCTTTTGCTTGTAGTAAAAGGTACAAAAAATTTGTTTGCCATAAAATTGATAATTATTTTGAAATTTTTAGCTTATCACCAGAAGAATTTAATTCACGGATAGAAAAGCCATTTAAGGTATTTGATAAGAAAACTCTTATTAAGTATATAGATTGTGAAGAGAAGGTATTTTCTACATTTAAACCAGATTTGGTCGTTGGAGATATGAGAGTTTCATTAGGTATTTCTTTAAGGCAGGCTAATATACCATATATTAATATTGCCAATGCTTATTGGAGTCCCTTTTCTACACAAAAAAGGCAAACTCCAGAAATACCACTTTTAAGTAAGGTAAGCTTAAAAAATAAGGAAAGACTATTTAAAATAATGTTACCTCTAGTAACAAAAAGATATATTAAGGGTTTTAATGAGCTTAGGGTTAATGCTGGATTGCATCCTGTAAATTCAATGGAAGAGATGCATTGTAATGGAGATTTGAACTTATATTTAGATGTACCTTCTCTTGCTCCAACAAGGCCATTATCAAAGGAACATATGTATATTGGACCTATAACTGAGTTTGTTGATAATGAGCTTCCCACGTGGTGGAATAAAATAGATAGTATTAAGAAACCTATTATTTATTTTTCACTGGGTTCGACAGGAAACTTGGCATTATTGGGGGAAATAGTAAATGCCTTAAATAAACTTGATGTAACAGTTATCATGGCAACTGCTAATAGAATTTCTAATGAGATCCTTTCTGAAAAGTTTTTTGTTAGTGATTATATACCTGCATTGTTAGCAATAGAAAAATCAGATATAGTTATATGCAATGGTGGTTCTGGAAGTATATATCAAGCTCTTTCAAAGGGTAAACCATTAATTGGATTTCCAACTAATATGGATCAATGTCTTGCAATGAATATGGTTGAAAAAAAGGGGCTAGGGAAAGCAATAAGACCTAATATGGCTAAAAGTGATTTTATTGCAAATGAAATTATGAAAATGTTAAATAGTTTTCAGTACGCTAATAAGTTTTCTAAGATTAAAGAAGAGATACGCCGGTATGATGCAAAAAAATTATTTACAAAAGTGATTGAAGATTTTTTATAA
- a CDS encoding ABC transporter ATP-binding protein, translated as MNLKLKNLACGYNNKIIIDNITMHVRSGEILCILGPNGVGKTTLFKTILGFLKIQDGEILLDGQDLKKLSQKQLSKAISYVPQAHTLPFPYTVYDVVLMGRTVHMGAFLTPSQKDRQIASESIDVLGIGYLKEKTYTEISGGERQMVLIARALAQQSQIMILDEPTSNLDFGNQVKVLEQINKLAARGIGIIMTSHFPDHAFLCSAKVALIERGRIFKIGSMDEVITEENLKSMYGIDVKIISVKDQYGNVIKSCIPLLSNIREGD; from the coding sequence ATGAATTTGAAATTGAAAAATTTAGCATGTGGCTATAATAATAAAATCATAATAGACAATATAACAATGCATGTAAGATCAGGAGAAATATTATGTATTCTTGGACCTAACGGAGTGGGAAAAACCACTTTGTTTAAAACTATACTCGGTTTTTTAAAAATACAGGACGGAGAGATATTACTAGATGGACAAGATTTAAAAAAACTATCACAAAAGCAATTATCTAAAGCTATAAGTTATGTTCCCCAAGCACATACTCTACCATTTCCATATACAGTTTATGATGTAGTATTAATGGGTAGAACAGTTCATATGGGTGCTTTTTTAACACCATCTCAAAAGGATAGGCAAATTGCTAGTGAATCAATTGATGTATTAGGTATAGGGTATCTAAAAGAAAAAACTTATACAGAAATTAGTGGTGGAGAAAGACAAATGGTGTTAATAGCTAGAGCATTGGCACAACAATCACAGATAATGATATTAGATGAGCCTACATCTAATCTTGATTTTGGAAATCAGGTAAAGGTGCTAGAGCAAATTAATAAACTAGCTGCTAGAGGAATTGGGATAATAATGACTTCGCATTTTCCTGATCATGCTTTTTTGTGTTCAGCCAAAGTAGCATTAATTGAAAGAGGGAGAATATTTAAAATAGGCTCAATGGATGAAGTTATAACAGAAGAAAATCTTAAATCTATGTACGGCATAGATGTAAAAATTATAAGTGTAAAAGATCAATATGGTAATGTAATTAAATCATGTATACCATTATTAAGTAATATAAGGGAGGGTGATTAA
- a CDS encoding MOSC domain-containing protein, with the protein MAKVVSVNISKKKGTIKQPIEEGFFKINHGLDGDAHAGDWNRQVSFLAVESIEKVGNKEIGLGPGKFAENITTEGVCLYKLPIGIRIEIGDVVFEVTQVGKECHFGCEIRKKLGDCIMPKEGIFAKVLQEGKIKTGDTIKIIYR; encoded by the coding sequence ATGGCTAAAGTAGTGTCTGTAAATATTAGTAAGAAAAAGGGGACAATAAAGCAGCCTATAGAAGAAGGATTTTTTAAAATAAATCATGGGCTTGATGGAGATGCTCATGCAGGCGATTGGAATAGGCAGGTAAGCTTTCTTGCAGTTGAGAGTATAGAAAAGGTAGGAAATAAGGAAATAGGTTTGGGCCCTGGAAAGTTTGCTGAAAATATTACTACTGAAGGTGTATGCTTGTACAAGCTCCCAATTGGAATAAGAATCGAGATTGGAGATGTAGTTTTTGAAGTTACACAAGTTGGAAAGGAATGTCACTTTGGATGTGAGATAAGAAAAAAATTGGGTGATTGTATCATGCCCAAAGAAGGCATATTTGCAAAAGTATTACAAGAAGGAAAAATAAAAACCGGGGATACAATAAAAATTATTTATAGGTAG
- a CDS encoding MogA/MoaB family molybdenum cofactor biosynthesis protein: MNITRIEDKCNEVVVELESSDVIKLGFKVRHMSRILNFKIISINDDVFYSRNADVSAQKMKEILNMHFCATTYKLHIDYKSIPQSGEQLKNEIQNDIKEGYDGIFTIGGTGVSARDITYEVVNAFCEKKIPGLMEYIRVKFGEENPHALLSRSIAGINGSTLIYTIPGSKKAVIEYMEILLKTMEHIIHINNGLGH; encoded by the coding sequence ATGAATATTACAAGGATAGAAGATAAATGTAATGAAGTTGTAGTAGAGCTGGAGTCTTCAGATGTAATTAAGCTGGGGTTTAAGGTGAGGCATATGTCTAGAATCCTTAATTTTAAAATAATTTCCATAAATGATGATGTGTTTTATAGTAGAAATGCAGACGTTAGTGCTCAGAAAATGAAGGAAATATTAAATATGCATTTTTGTGCAACTACATATAAACTACATATTGATTATAAGTCTATTCCTCAAAGTGGAGAACAACTAAAAAATGAGATACAAAATGACATTAAAGAAGGATACGATGGTATTTTTACGATTGGGGGTACAGGAGTTAGTGCAAGAGATATAACTTATGAGGTTGTTAATGCTTTTTGTGAAAAGAAGATACCAGGTTTAATGGAGTATATAAGAGTAAAATTTGGAGAAGAGAATCCACATGCATTGTTAAGTCGTTCAATAGCAGGTATTAATGGCAGCACTTTAATTTATACAATTCCAGGAAGTAAAAAAGCAGTTATTGAGTACATGGAAATATTATTAAAAACAATGGAACATATTATACATATAAATAATGGACTTGGACATTGA
- the moaA gene encoding GTP 3',8-cyclase MoaA, translating to MIDKHGRNIDYLRISVTDRCNLRCIYCMPKMKGYIQENNKISCSDIFKLLRAAVSVGINKVRYTGGEPLLNEEISKIIYETSKLPQINDIAITTNGILLPQMAKDLKKAGLKRVNISLDTLKSDTFTKITNFNQITKVIDGIDTCLKLNLKPVKINTVLIKGINDLEVNDFVNLSREMPVEIRFIELMPIGEGAKIYEKGRVNIKELLMSRSDLIPIESLQNSTANMYKIKGGKGRIGYITPISCKFCSTCNKIRLTSMGTIKPCLHSNQEIDLKPYLNNEDVLVEKLKTIIFNKTFQHHINEENISRSKKMMYQIGG from the coding sequence ATGATAGATAAGCATGGCAGAAATATTGACTATTTAAGAATTTCAGTAACAGACAGATGTAATTTAAGGTGCATTTATTGTATGCCTAAAATGAAAGGTTACATACAGGAAAACAATAAGATTAGTTGCTCAGATATTTTTAAATTACTTAGAGCAGCTGTTTCAGTAGGAATAAATAAGGTAAGGTATACAGGAGGAGAGCCACTACTTAATGAAGAGATAAGTAAAATTATATATGAAACCTCAAAATTACCTCAAATTAATGACATTGCCATAACAACAAATGGTATTTTACTTCCACAGATGGCAAAAGATTTAAAGAAAGCAGGATTAAAACGAGTAAATATAAGTCTTGATACTTTGAAAAGTGATACATTCACAAAAATAACTAACTTTAATCAAATAACTAAAGTTATAGATGGAATTGATACATGTTTGAAGCTTAATTTGAAACCTGTAAAAATAAATACTGTATTAATAAAGGGAATTAACGATTTAGAAGTTAATGATTTTGTAAATTTATCTAGAGAAATGCCTGTAGAAATAAGGTTTATTGAACTAATGCCTATAGGTGAAGGAGCAAAAATTTATGAAAAAGGTAGAGTGAATATAAAGGAATTACTTATGTCTCGTTCAGATTTAATTCCTATAGAAAGTCTTCAAAATAGTACTGCTAATATGTATAAGATAAAAGGTGGAAAAGGAAGAATTGGATACATAACACCTATAAGTTGTAAATTTTGCTCAACATGTAATAAAATAAGACTTACATCTATGGGGACTATAAAACCATGTTTGCATTCTAATCAAGAAATAGATTTGAAGCCTTATTTAAATAATGAAGATGTTCTTGTGGAGAAATTAAAAACTATAATTTTTAACAAGACCTTTCAGCACCATATAAATGAAGAAAATATTAGCAGAAGCAAAAAAATGATGTACCAAATTGGTGGATAG
- a CDS encoding ABC transporter ATP-binding protein — MKTAIEVTNLYKTFKNDKIETTILKNIQVTINEGEFVSIMGPSGSGKSTLLYLIGGLDKPTSGSIKIKGKDIAVMSDNEASNMRCRNVGFVFQFYNLIPNLSVEENILLPILLEGKSEKLYKEKLDEILEDIGLSTKRKYTPKQLSGGQQQRVAIARALINEPDIILADEPIGNLDSKTGNEIMELLRKINREKGKTIVQVTHSQESSTYGNRTIFLKDGMIQN; from the coding sequence ATGAAAACGGCTATTGAGGTGACGAATCTATATAAAACATTTAAGAATGATAAAATTGAAACTACTATTTTGAAAAATATACAAGTAACAATTAATGAAGGTGAATTTGTTTCCATAATGGGACCATCAGGTTCTGGAAAAAGTACGCTTCTTTATTTAATCGGAGGACTTGATAAGCCAACTTCCGGAAGTATAAAAATTAAGGGGAAAGATATAGCAGTAATGAGTGATAATGAAGCGAGTAATATGAGATGTAGGAATGTTGGATTTGTGTTCCAATTTTATAATCTGATTCCTAATTTGAGTGTTGAAGAAAATATATTATTGCCAATATTATTAGAAGGTAAAAGTGAAAAACTGTATAAGGAAAAACTAGATGAGATTCTTGAGGATATAGGATTATCAACGAAAAGGAAGTATACTCCTAAACAATTATCAGGTGGTCAGCAGCAAAGAGTAGCCATTGCGAGAGCTTTAATCAATGAACCTGATATTATCTTAGCAGATGAGCCTATTGGAAATTTAGATTCGAAAACAGGAAATGAAATCATGGAACTTTTACGTAAAATTAATAGGGAAAAGGGCAAGACAATAGTTCAGGTGACTCATTCACAAGAATCTTCAACGTATGGTAATAGAACGATTTTCTTAAAAGATGGTATGATACAGAATTAA
- a CDS encoding indolepyruvate oxidoreductase subunit beta has protein sequence MRNINIIIVGVGGQGALLASKILGRVGMKKNYDVKVSEVHGMSQRGGSVVTYVRFGEKLHSPIVEKGQADIILAFEELEALRWIEYLNEKGIVIVNTEKIYPLPVIIGKEKYPDNIIDSIKSVCKNTISLDCLKICKKYKNMKISNMVILGAFSRVMDIEKELWIQSIKETVPQRFLDINMKAFEEGRMENL, from the coding sequence ATGAGGAATATTAACATAATAATAGTCGGTGTTGGTGGGCAAGGTGCATTGTTAGCCAGTAAAATCCTTGGTAGAGTTGGTATGAAAAAGAATTATGATGTTAAGGTGTCTGAAGTTCATGGAATGAGTCAAAGAGGTGGAAGTGTTGTAACTTATGTTAGATTTGGTGAAAAACTTCATTCACCAATAGTGGAAAAAGGACAGGCAGATATAATATTAGCTTTTGAGGAACTTGAAGCACTTAGATGGATTGAATATTTAAATGAAAAGGGAATAGTTATTGTAAATACAGAGAAGATATATCCCCTTCCAGTAATTATAGGCAAAGAGAAATACCCAGATAATATAATTGATAGTATTAAGAGTGTATGCAAGAATACAATATCATTAGATTGCCTTAAAATATGTAAAAAGTACAAAAATATGAAGATTTCCAATATGGTTATTTTGGGGGCATTTTCAAGGGTTATGGATATTGAAAAGGAATTATGGATACAGTCAATAAAAGAAACTGTTCCACAAAGATTTTTAGATATAAATATGAAAGCATTTGAAGAAGGGAGAATGGAAAATTTATAA
- a CDS encoding DUF2786 domain-containing protein — protein sequence MDTKIIEKIQKLLSLSESSNENEAKIAMLKVQELLLKYKLSMKEVKEHEIYNEEVKEKVSNISFTKARWKAYLAKIIADNFGCYHYYKRKRTNIIAFLGKEEDIVVCNIVLNYAIDSINSIVKRLKYKYSKQGYSTKGIENDYALGFIKGLLEKFEEQKRANTEWGLVLLKDKEVVEAHKKIKFNGRLKVSAKYNGHNDIYLRGHEAGKKFSITDKITEGANNYMHKLTK from the coding sequence ATGGATACTAAAATAATCGAGAAAATACAAAAGCTTCTTAGCTTAAGTGAGAGCAGCAATGAAAATGAAGCAAAGATTGCCATGCTTAAGGTTCAAGAGCTTCTTTTAAAATACAAACTGTCAATGAAGGAAGTAAAAGAGCATGAAATTTATAATGAAGAAGTAAAGGAAAAGGTTAGTAACATATCATTTACTAAAGCTAGATGGAAGGCATACCTTGCAAAGATTATAGCGGATAATTTTGGATGTTATCACTACTACAAAAGAAAAAGAACCAATATTATAGCATTTCTTGGAAAGGAAGAGGATATCGTTGTATGCAATATAGTTTTAAACTATGCAATAGACAGTATAAATAGTATAGTTAAAAGATTAAAATATAAATATTCAAAACAAGGATACAGTACTAAAGGCATTGAAAATGATTATGCCCTTGGATTCATAAAAGGGCTTTTAGAAAAATTTGAAGAACAAAAGAGAGCTAATACTGAGTGGGGACTTGTTTTATTAAAAGATAAAGAAGTGGTAGAGGCTCATAAAAAAATAAAATTTAATGGAAGACTTAAAGTAAGCGCTAAATATAATGGGCATAACGATATTTACCTTAGAGGACATGAGGCTGGAAAGAAATTTAGCATAACGGATAAAATAACAGAGGGAGCTAATAACTATATGCATAAATTAACAAAGTAA
- the moaC gene encoding cyclic pyranopterin monophosphate synthase MoaC — protein MSEVFTHINEEGRARMVDVSEKDNTIRQAIASGKISMEKDTLERIKEGTISKGDVLAVAQVGGIMGAKSTSQIIPMCHNILISNCDINFKFDFENSEIEIVAMTKTVGKTGIEMEALTAVSAAALTIYDMCKAIDREMVISDIMLVKKSGGKSGDFERVGL, from the coding sequence ATGAGCGAAGTATTTACGCACATAAATGAAGAAGGAAGAGCTAGAATGGTGGATGTAAGTGAAAAGGACAATACAATAAGACAAGCCATAGCTAGTGGAAAAATCTCCATGGAAAAAGACACACTTGAAAGAATAAAAGAGGGAACTATTTCAAAGGGTGATGTATTAGCTGTAGCTCAAGTAGGTGGAATAATGGGTGCTAAAAGTACTTCCCAAATAATACCAATGTGTCACAATATATTAATATCAAATTGTGATATTAATTTTAAGTTTGATTTTGAAAATAGTGAAATTGAAATAGTTGCAATGACAAAAACAGTTGGTAAGACAGGAATTGAAATGGAAGCACTTACAGCAGTATCAGCTGCAGCACTTACTATTTATGATATGTGTAAGGCAATTGATAGAGAGATGGTTATAAGTGATATTATGTTAGTTAAAAAAAGTGGTGGTAAATCTGGAGATTTTGAAAGGGTTGGTTTATGA
- a CDS encoding FecCD family ABC transporter permease, protein MDYIKKSCEDNNIIPGKKKIKIGRMLILLSILIITFLISISVGRYSISIKQFLHIIYSKIFSISDGSISSADSILFEVRLPRIIGAMLIGAALSISGAAYQGIFKNPMVSPDILGASSGAAFGSAIAILLSFNSLEVQLSSFVFGIIAVTLTYIINKFIGYKSSSTAVLILVGMVVSNFFSAFISLVKYSADADNKLPAITFWLLGGLTTISLDDIKIMLIVILIPIILLMLLRWRLNVLSFGDEEASALGINVHRTRAVVIICSTILTAVAVSFSGIIGWIGLIIPHISRMIAGPNHKHLLPTCLIIGSTFLLIVDDIARNIFVTEIPLGIITSLIGAPLFIYLIIRRKNLV, encoded by the coding sequence ATGGACTATATAAAAAAGTCATGTGAAGACAATAATATTATACCCGGTAAAAAAAAAATCAAAATTGGTAGAATGCTAATTTTGTTAAGTATATTAATCATTACATTCCTTATTTCAATATCAGTAGGTAGATATTCAATTTCCATTAAACAATTTTTACATATTATTTATTCAAAGATATTTTCTATTTCCGATGGAAGTATTTCTAGTGCAGATAGCATACTATTTGAGGTAAGGCTTCCAAGAATTATAGGAGCTATGTTAATTGGAGCTGCACTTTCAATATCAGGAGCAGCTTATCAGGGGATATTTAAAAATCCTATGGTATCACCTGATATATTAGGTGCTTCATCAGGAGCAGCTTTTGGTTCAGCAATAGCAATTTTATTATCATTTAATAGTTTAGAAGTGCAGCTTTCTTCATTTGTTTTTGGGATAATTGCGGTAACTTTAACGTACATAATAAATAAATTTATAGGTTATAAAAGTAGTTCTACAGCGGTATTGATTTTGGTAGGTATGGTAGTTTCAAATTTTTTTTCAGCATTTATTTCTTTGGTAAAATATTCAGCCGATGCAGATAACAAGCTTCCAGCAATAACATTTTGGTTATTAGGTGGGTTAACTACTATTAGTTTAGATGATATAAAAATTATGCTTATCGTTATATTAATTCCGATAATTCTTCTTATGTTGTTACGTTGGAGATTAAATGTTCTTTCGTTTGGAGATGAAGAAGCAAGTGCACTGGGAATAAATGTGCATAGAACAAGAGCAGTTGTTATAATTTGTTCTACAATTTTGACAGCAGTAGCGGTTTCGTTTAGCGGTATAATTGGTTGGATTGGACTAATTATTCCTCACATTTCTAGAATGATTGCGGGGCCTAATCATAAACATTTGTTACCCACATGTCTCATTATAGGCAGTACATTCCTTTTAATAGTAGACGATATTGCAAGGAACATATTTGTAACAGAAATACCTTTAGGAATTATAACATCGCTAATAGGAGCTCCTCTATTTATTTACTTAATAATAAGGAGGAAAAATCTTGTATGA
- a CDS encoding DMT family transporter encodes MYSWIWMVILSGILLGFWDITKKKAFEKNSVLTVLAFYSFFAFLLVSFEFHNAINIKGDKLLIILIKTFIVFISWALSFSAIKKLPISVITPFDTLNPMFSVIFGIFILNEKLYLLQYIGIGIMLISYYFIGRVGSSEVINIFKNKYFYFMISAAVLNAVSATIDKIALKSINAGQMQFWFCFFMFLFNGLTMLYFRVSSKDKSKIKIDFYVPFMSLILIVSDRIYFTALNIPSSQISIVMPLRKISIIVSAVVGGIIFKEKNLKRKFGYICLLIFGIIFLFFKK; translated from the coding sequence ATGTATTCATGGATATGGATGGTCATTTTATCAGGGATTTTATTGGGATTTTGGGACATAACAAAGAAAAAAGCTTTTGAAAAAAATTCAGTATTAACGGTACTAGCTTTTTATTCTTTTTTTGCTTTTCTATTGGTGTCCTTTGAATTTCATAATGCAATTAATATAAAGGGAGATAAGCTATTAATAATATTGATAAAAACCTTTATCGTATTTATATCTTGGGCTCTTAGTTTTTCAGCAATTAAGAAATTGCCTATAAGTGTAATAACTCCATTTGATACATTAAATCCAATGTTTTCTGTAATATTTGGTATATTTATATTAAATGAAAAGTTATATTTGCTTCAGTATATTGGTATTGGAATTATGCTGATTTCTTACTATTTTATTGGAAGAGTAGGCTCAAGTGAAGTTATAAATATATTTAAGAATAAGTATTTTTATTTTATGATAAGTGCAGCAGTATTAAATGCCGTAAGTGCAACTATTGATAAAATAGCACTTAAATCTATAAATGCAGGTCAAATGCAATTTTGGTTTTGTTTCTTTATGTTTTTGTTTAATGGACTGACCATGCTTTATTTTAGGGTTAGTTCAAAGGATAAATCCAAAATTAAGATTGATTTTTATGTGCCTTTTATGAGTTTAATACTTATTGTATCAGATAGGATATATTTTACTGCACTTAATATACCTTCAAGTCAGATTTCAATAGTTATGCCTCTTAGAAAAATATCTATAATTGTTTCTGCTGTAGTTGGAGGAATTATATTTAAAGAAAAAAATCTTAAAAGAAAGTTTGGCTATATTTGTCTTTTGATTTTTGGTATTATATTTTTGTTTTTTAAGAAATAA